A single region of the Methanocella sp. genome encodes:
- the pdxS gene encoding pyridoxal 5'-phosphate synthase lyase subunit PdxS — protein sequence MKLEELRHGTTLLKRGFAKMQKGGVIMDVTNKDQALIAEEAGAVAVMALQAVPADIRKAGGVARMADPSIVEEIIHTVTIPVMAKARIGHFVEAEILEAIGVDMVDESEVLTPADSKYHIDKTKFTVPFVCGARDLGEALRRIDEGAAMIRTKGEAGTGDVSEAVNHMKKIQGQIRELKGLTHEELVKYARSIEAPSELVIETARLQRIPVVNFAAGGVATPADAALMMRLGADGVFVGSGIFKSETPDKMAKAIVEAVNNYDNPAKLAEISKGAGNPMKGIGVSTMPTEEKIQARGW from the coding sequence GACGTCACCAACAAGGATCAGGCGCTCATCGCCGAGGAAGCAGGAGCCGTAGCAGTCATGGCACTCCAGGCCGTGCCGGCCGATATCAGGAAAGCCGGCGGCGTAGCCCGGATGGCCGATCCGTCCATTGTGGAGGAGATCATCCACACTGTCACCATACCCGTCATGGCGAAAGCGCGCATCGGCCACTTCGTGGAGGCCGAGATCCTCGAGGCCATCGGCGTCGACATGGTCGACGAGTCCGAGGTGCTGACCCCGGCGGACAGCAAATATCACATTGATAAGACTAAGTTCACCGTCCCCTTCGTTTGCGGCGCCCGGGACCTGGGCGAAGCACTCCGCCGGATCGACGAGGGGGCGGCCATGATCCGAACCAAGGGCGAGGCGGGAACGGGCGACGTATCCGAGGCCGTCAACCACATGAAGAAGATCCAGGGCCAGATTAGAGAGCTCAAGGGCCTCACGCACGAGGAACTCGTCAAGTACGCCCGGAGCATCGAGGCGCCTTCGGAGCTGGTCATAGAGACGGCCAGGCTGCAGCGCATTCCTGTCGTGAATTTTGCCGCAGGCGGTGTCGCCACGCCGGCCGATGCGGCGCTAATGATGCGCCTGGGCGCGGACGGCGTGTTCGTCGGCTCGGGTATCTTCAAGTCCGAAACGCCGGATAAGATGGCAAAAGCCATCGTCGAGGCGGTCAACAACTACGACAACCCTGCGAAGCTGGCAGAGATCTCCAAGGGCGCTGGAAATCCCATGAAAGGTATCGGCGTAAGCACAATGCCTACGGAAGAAAAGATACAGGCCCGCGGCTGGTAA